The sequence GGGTGGGTTAAAGGGATGGCATTTTTGGGTAGCCCTCTGTGTGGTGCTGAAAGAACagctcctgtctgtgtgtctcagtttcttgGCCCAGTGTTCTTGTTTGCTAAATATGAAttgcaagcaaaacaaaaatccatcTACTTCAGAAGTATTTGCCCAGCAACGATTAAGTTGGGGCATAAGCCaatggagaggaattatttgGTGTGGTAGGTGGACATATAACTAGAAATAGTGGGAAGAAATTAAGACAGGAAATTCCTAGGCTGAATATCAGAGAAAACTGACATTTCCAGCTCGAATAGTCACCCCTGGCAGATTGTGGAAGCTCTGTTACCTGGAATTTTTAAGACTAAACTGCACAAAACACTAAGAAGCCTATTGTAGGAGCCagtcctgcagtggcagggaggtGGACTGGATGACTGAATGGGTCTCTTCAGTCTCTTGCTCCCAGGATTTTATGGGAGCATAACTTCAAAAGCTTTGAAATGCAGGCCACATACTAGTGCCATATATACTGAAAAGAAACTACTTATCTGAGCCTCACGAGCCAGCTCCATGCTCCGGCAGGGGCTTCCTAGGAAGGTGTGATCCATCTAGGGGTCTGAGTGCGGTGTGATGCTGGGGGAACCTAAAAAGGAATAATCGTAGGCTTTGTGCTGTGCTGAGTGTTCTTGGGAGCTCTTCTGTAGCGTACAGAACTCTGCTTCTATTTACTTGTGGTTTGCCTTTAAAATTCTGTACCAGGGACCAACCATGGGGAATGAGATGAGCGTTATCAAGTGAAGTGGtgtatctagtggttagagcgggggtacttgggttctgttcccataGGCTAAATCACCCTAATTCTTTCTTCCTCAGCTTTCCCATTGGCAAAATGGGAACAACACCTGCCTCACGGAGGGATGAGACTTAATTaacaaatgtttgcaaaatgGCTTGAGAGCCTCTCATTAGAGATGCAAATGTCTGTTCCATTTGTTGCTCTATAGGGGAAACAGGCTCAGGGAAGACGACTCAGATCCCACAATACCTCTATGAAGCAGGAATCGGCCGCCAAGGCATCATTGCGGTGACCCAGCCTCGTAGAGTAGCTGCTATATCCTTAGCTACTAGAGTTTCGGATGAGAAGAAAACAGAGCTGGGGAAACTGGTACGTAAGGTGGCCTCAAATAAAGCGGTTGAGATGCATGGTCGTGTTGGGTAGGTGAGGACAGCAGGTGGTCAGAGCAGTTGCATGGATCCTAGAACCACAAGGGATAAAGTGCTGTCTACATTTAATAGGATACAATAATAAAAACACTGTCTCCTGTATCCAGCCAAGTGGCTGAGCCATTGCGTGGCTTTTCTCTCGCCAGGTAGGGGCCAGCTatgttgcttttatttaaaaagatgcTGGCTAATGAATAAAAAATCAGCTTGCCATATCCCCCCTGTTCCAGCACTGATTATAGGTGATAGCAACAAGCTAGGGCATGCGCAGAGCTGTGACTCTTGGGAACTTGCTGCAGTTGCTATGAGGGAgaatggaaaaatatatatacaagATCGGCCCTTTAACGAAGTGTTTCAGGAATAGGCAGTGGCTTCCAGCAAGGATGGTAGTGTCTTTTGTTTACTGAACGTTTAAACATGCACAGAAGTGTATTCACGGCCTTTTCGGTATTCTGAGGGCCAAATGTTGGGGTTTTGGGTGGCTTTTTAGAACTGATCAAATCCTTTTGGTTTCTCTCATAGGATGCACTTAGGGTTGGAGTGTATCATCTTGTTcggtattttaaaaattaagtctgcatctaaatggattattcctctctcctcccaccctctccaCAACTTTGTTTTAAAGCACAGCTTGGCTTTTGTTGCTGCTGCCTTTTTCCAGTTACAACCCATCTTGTTAGGGAGCATGTGACCCTTTGCTTTTTGCATGGGTGACAGAGAAGCCCTGCACAAACCTGGCAGCCTTTACCCTTCCTAGGACTAGGCACCTCTGCAATATGCTCTCCTGCCTTTGGGTATGAGGGCTCCAAACTGCTAATTCACTGTTAATTTGAGAGTAGCCGTTTATAATAATCTACATGTAGCCCTTTGGATGAGGTGTTCCTGGACAGGAAAATCATTGTGCATGGTGTCTGCCAGAGCCTCTGCATCAGCTGCATCTGCTGTGTCCTCTAGAACTGGTTTTAGTTTGGGTTAGGCTCATGACACCTGTGATATGTACAAATGGCCACATCCAGCACTTAATCCATGGTGAAACTGGAGTTGATGTTGATGGGAGTTGTGCATGTAAATTGTGGGCAGTGTATGACCTTCACTTGACTTTAATTTCTTGTGATCCAGTTCACTGGCTTCTGGGAAAGGGGGTTATATCTTGTGTGTTTATTAAATTTTACAGTGAATTCCTCAGGTTTTTTTCGGGGTGAACTTCCTCCGTCAGTGCCAGAAAATAGTGATTATgctaagattttggcagctctcTTTGGGGTAGGTTAGAATCTTGGGGCCTGTGACCCACAGAATGTAAATACATGCAGCCTCCTTAAATTGCACTTGCAGTTCTAACTGGATATGGGTGAAGGGATGCCTGTAAGGATAGTCTGgatgctttgggatcctttagTGTGAATCACAGCTGTTATAAATATACGTGATTTGGTGTCTGTGCCTTGTCCTGCATGACTGTTTCCTTAGGTCGGCTACACAGTGCGCTTTGAAGATTTCACCTCAGAAGAGACGCGAATCAAGTTCCTAACGGATGGGATGCTTCTCCGCGAAGCCATTGGCGATCCCCTGCTGCGCAAATACAGTGTCGTCCTTCTAGACGAAGCTCACGAGAGGACAATACACACAGATGTGCTCTTTGGGGTGGTGAAAGCAGCGCTAAAGAAACGGAAGGATTTGGGCAAATTCCCCCTCAAAGTGAGTGCAGATTCTCCACCTGGCCCCCAAGCAGAATGCAATATGTTGGTGGAGAGTGGGGGTTCTTCCACGCCTCTAAGGGCAGTTCTACACTGAAATGGTTAGCTTCAGTTAGATACACTCCAGTTAGTGCACTAGAGAGGGCCTAGCTCCAGTAACTTCAGAAGAACACTGGAGTGACGCAGAGTGATTTGGTTAGCAACAGAGTAATTGGATTTGCTGCTGATGTGTTCTGCTTCCAGCTGCTGCATCCCCGCTGCATTACTAGCTGCAGCTTCAACAGCACTCGAGTGTcagcccacccccaccagctAGTTTAAAGCATCACTTAATGTGAGCTagagatttttttgtgtgtggacaggagttgAGTTTGGAGTAACACACAAGCTAACTGTGCTATGAAGACCCACCCTAAGGGTGGGGTCCTCGGCATGTTTGACTTTTCTAGCTTGAACACATTCCCTTTCTTGAAAGCCATCTCTTAAGTCTGAATGTTCTAACCAGGCATAGTTGTTTTTAGTAAATGTCTGGAAACCTTTAAGCTCACTTCTCCACTCACTCTGTAGCGTATGGGGCGATACGTGTATAACACATGTTGGGGTGTCACATAGTGGGAGTGGATGGCTGTAGACATGAAGGCCCGGAAGAAAAAAACGTAGCTCTCTTCTGCACTAAATGCCTTTCTAACCTTTTGCTGGTTTGGGTGTTCATCCTAGCAGTCTAAGGAGGCTGGGTTTTGTAGGCCTGTTGGCAAACGTCTCACACTTGAGTCCCATTGATAGCACCTGCCTTGCTCCCATTTTGTAGGTGGTGATCATGTcagctactatggatgtagaccAGTTCTCTCAGTACTTCAACGGAGCCCCAGTCCTCTATCTAGAAGGTCGGCAACATCCAATCCAGATCTTTTACACCAAACAGCCTCAGAGTGATTACCTCCAAGCAGCTCTGGTGTCGGTCTTCCAAATCCATCAGGTACCATGGGTGTGTTGGGAGCAAGCATTGCTCCTGCGATGCGATGGATATTTCATCTGTTACCGTTCTGCCTGTTCAGATCCAAGTGCTAGTTTCCCTGTCATGCTACAAGCATTGAGGATTCTTTTAGTGTCACCCCTGAAGTCTGAATGAGCTATATTAATGTAAGACTTTGGCTAGATTCATGATCTCAAATATCCCATGGCCTGAAATTGCAGCTTGTATAGTTAGTAAAACTCTGAGATTGTTCTGTATGCTGTTGCATTCTCATCTCTAGCTTTCATACTTCACTGTGGGCCAGCTGGCCCTATATTCTTAAAATCTGCTTCTCGGGTAGATGATGCTGATGGTGTGACTGAGTTAGATGAGGGCTCCCGTTACTGAAAATATTGCACTCTAGGGAATAATTTATTTGCACCCCATTACTTACAGAATTGTGGAATCCACAAAGAGcaccaaaatgaaaaaatgcCAATCTTCGATTACCATTAAGATCGCCTCCCTAATGTAGTTGCTAAGATAAACTATAGAGAAAATGGAAATCTAATGAATTAAAAGCTCATCAATACTTTATGACTAGCACTAAGTGTTTCAACGAGAAACTGCCAAATGGTTAGTCCTGAGTTTTTGAAGGAGGTGCCTGTGGTGCCCGTCTTTGGAAATATATCCAGCGTGTCTCCTCTGCATTGGAGCACACAGTGACACGGTGCTTTTGGAGCTGTATGTATTCAATGGCTTTTAAGGAGAGTGATTGGTGGAAAGCTGTTAAATAAACCAGTAATGTCCTGGCTCTGCCGCTATGAAAATACTTACTGTTGCTGTGTTTGTAGGAATTGAACTCTAGTCTGGAGATGAAAGGAGACTGCTAAGGAAAATATGCAGCCTCGCTTTCCTAACTATTCTTCTTCGGGTTTTCATGTGATTTCTGGCCAGCTGTACTGGAAAGTTGCTGAACAAAGTAGAAACATCTGTttctctagggttttttttttttccccatcttggTGACAAACTGAGTCCTACAAAGTGCTGAGCCCCCTTCCTGCTCAGTGaatccagtgggagctgggggtgctcagcaccttgctccGTATGCACACATTCAGCTTTGCTCCCCAGCTGCTCCATCTCTTCTGCTGTTGCTAGGAGAGCTCAGAAGATTTGCTGCCACTGATAACTGCTGTTTTATTTCTGCTTGAGTCTTCTTCCCCCCACTAGCTTACACTCGTTTCTAATTCCCCAACCCCCAAGGAAGCACCTTCTTCTCAGGACATCCTAGTGTTTCTAACTGGTCAGGAAGAGATCGAAGCGATGACCAAAACTTGCCGAGACATCGCCAAGCACCTTCCCGATGGCTGCTCCCAGATGGTGGTGATGCCCCTCTATGCTTCGCTGCCATACTCGCAGCAGCTCCGAGTCTTTCAGGCCGCACCAAAGGTAAACCAGGCTGGGGGACACCTGGGGGAGCTGATGCATCCACATCACTGTCTGTTTCCCTGCACAGGTGCCCAGGAAGGGCTGCACGTCTCGTGGGTTAAAAGCAATCCTCATTTATAACCATGGCTGACTACtgcctggagacaggagggtACATGTTTTCAGTGCGATATGTGGGGTGTCACCTctatgagtaaaaagaaaaggagtacttgtggcaccttagagactaaccaatttatttgagcatgagctttcgtgagctacagctcacttcaaataaattggttagtctctaaggtgccacaagtactccttttctttttgcgaatacagactaacacggctgttcctctgaaacctctatgAGTCTCTCCTCAACATTAGTACCAGTAGAGGAATAATTGCCCTGGATACAGAAAAGGTAGCGGAATGAGGGCCCAAAGGCTTGGTAATGAGATGCAGAGCTTTTGGAATGTGCTCTGTAAGGATCCTTGTGGACTAAGAGCCTCGTCACAGAAAGCACCATTCCAGGTGGCCAGCCTCACTGGGCAGTCTCCAGGTCATACTGAAATTCCAAGAAGATTAATCTCGAGGGCGTAGCAGACTTGGCAGCGCTGCGTGTATGTGCACAGAGGAACTTACATTGCTTCAGCCTGTGGTGTTCCTAGTCAGTGGATAAATAGGAACTCAGGTCGTCAGGGATCCTAATCTCATGCCTTGCACCATAAGCAAAACTAAAAAGGTTTAAAGGCTACACTGCAAACAGCCTTTTGGGGGTCTTGTATTTGATTTGACTAATTGTTTTTGATTGCAACGTTCCTTTCTTTTAGAAATCTGCCCAGTAGCTAGAGTTTTAATTTCACCATACAAGCTGGTCATACTGACACAGTACTCTAACGTGTAACCAAGTCAAAGCACATCAATATGGATGTGTGAATCTTGGGACACTGAGGTGGGAAAGTGGGAGCTGGGTCTCCTGCAAGTGTGCCCTACTGGATACAGCCCTGGACTGGCACTTGGGAgatcctgagttctattcctgactctgtcactggcctgctgggtgaccttgggcaaagtcaccgctgcctcagtttccccatctgtaaaatggggataatgatactgacctcctttgtaaagctctttgagatgtaCTGCTGCAAAGCATTAGATAAGAGCTAGATGGTATTCTTTTGTTTGCTCTTCCTCCTAGGGCTATCGCAAAGTGATCCTTTCAACCAACATTGCGGAAACCTCCATCACCATTGCAGGAATAAAATACGTTGTGGACACAGGCATGGTTAAAGCAAAGAAGTTCAGCCCTGGTGAGGAGTTGAGATGAGTGACatggaaataatttttaattcttGATAAGTACGTTGAGGCACTAAACCCTGGCAGCAGCTGATTTAAAatacccctctgccccagtctctAACACATCGAATTTCAGgcgttttttgtgtgtgtgtgtttgtgttcttCCCATCAGCTGAATGTGCTTTCTTCCCCAGTGCTCATCTGATCCTGGGATAAGGTGTATACAGGGCTATCGATTTGTGGGGAGAGTCAGCTAAGTGTGGAATTCTACCGGGCCTcccggggtatgtctacaccacagttaaaaaccggtggctggcccctgccagctgactcgggctgctgggctgtttattgcagtgtaaatgtcTGGGTAacgtggaagggtcccagagttcaggctgcagcctgagccagaacatctacaccCTAAATAGCCTCTTAGCCCGAGTCAGTTGGTATGGGCCAGCGGTGGGTGTTTatgtgcagtgtaaacatacccctgCAGCTGTGAAATGTCACCAAGTGGATGCAGCACCATGTAGCTGTCTTCAGGTCTTGTATGCTAAGCAAGAATAGGCCTGGTTAGTGTTTTGATGAGAGACTGCCTTTAAGTGGTATTGTTTCAGTCGATGGtgctctctttcttcccccaggATCAGTACTCAGCCACTGTGTGAATTTGCACTAGCTGCATTTCCAAAGCCCCGCATGTGTGAATATTCACTAATGTGGACTCTTTTCCTTTCCCAGAGAGTGGACTGGAGGTGTTGGCTGTGCAACGGGTGTCAAAGGCCCAGGCATGGCAGCGAACAGGGCGAGCGGGACGAGAGGATAGTGGAATCTGTTACCGGCTCTACACAGAGGATGAGTTTCAGAAGTTTGATAAAATGACGATACCTGAGATACAGAGGTGAGAACAGAATCCACTTCCCCTAACACACAGCCTTGCCCTCCCTTAGCCAGACCTTGTTACATAGCCGGAATCTGTGACTCTGATGGCAGGCCTGTGAGCACTGTGAATGGATATGGAGCCCCATGAACAGCCTTGGCTGAGGAAGGGCATTCAGAGCCTGGGACAGAACTGTGTCTCTCCTGGCTTCCTGTTGTGGTTAATTCTGTTTTCACAGCTTGGGTGTGTTTTGGGGccccgggggggaaggggcctgGAGCTGTCAGAGCTCAGGCTTTTGCTCTATCTCCACCAGCAGCCCCATTACCAGGAGGAAAGTGTCAGAAACAAGAAGAACAGGGTATTTTATTCCCCCTCCTCCATCAGTCTGGACTCAtagctttttttccccatcccttttAAGTTTGTACTCTCCCATCTCACGTGACATAACTGGCAGCAGGCTAATGAGGCTACAAGGGATAGCTGAAGCGACGGGTTTACCCGTTGTGTCCTTGCCCAGCCCTCAGAGAGGGGGTCCAGCGGGATCTCAGAATCCAAGAAGTTCTGTGCCAAATACCATCAGCTGAGGGTGAGGTTCTGGGGAGCATCCAGCTTCCACCTTGGTCATTGCTCTTTGATCTCCACCCTTTGTATTATACTCCTTTCCCTTATTATGCTTCTCCCCATTCCTGACAAAAATGAGTGTGTAAAGGtcccactgctgctgttgctgctcgtTCCTCATCTCTGCTGTGTGACTGGAGGTGCTGCTGGAAGAAGTAGCCACTCTGCAGGAGTGCTGAGGCCAGGGGAGAGTGGAGGCCACTCTTGGGCTGGTCTTCCTCAGTGTGCAGGATTTCAGAGGTGTTAGTCGGGCAGGTCTGCCTGACTCGCCTCAACGGAGGCAGGTGATTGAGgttgttcttatttttttttctctccctttgcagGTGTAACCTGGCCAGTGTGATGCTACAGCTCCTGGCTCTGAGAATTCCCAACGTTCTCACCTTCGATTTTATGTCCAAACCCTCCCCAGGTAAGTGGGTGTGAAGGCAGCATTGGAAGGAATGGGTAACAGGTCACTGAGAATTtgtctgaaaataaaatttttgGCTGAACCAATAATGGAGAGTGGGGGGGAGTCTGTACCATAAGGAGCGTAACACTTCCTGTATTGTTGCAACCTCCCCCGTTGGGGCTAGCTGACAAGTGAACTAATCGAAATCTTCTGCCATCTGGGTGGACCGGATTCCGTGGCTGTGAAAGCAGGTGTACTGGTGGCAGGAGCTGGGGAATTCAACTTCTCAACAGAGTGAGGAGCAGCATGGGATAAAAGTAGGCTGGAGGTGCAAAGAATCTGAAGAAATCTTGGGGGGAGGCTTCTAGAGAAGGAGAGTAGCCTGCAGGGGCTTGGCATGGCAACCTTGGCTTTGcttctatttaaaatataatttgtgaGTGTTATGTCACTGGAATGTGCCTGGTGGACAGCCCCGGAGGTTCGAGCAGTTTAATCATAACAGGCACAGCGTTGTCCTTCACTCTGACCCGGAGACACTGCCTCTGAGTCCTCCTCACCTCTGCTGATATTGCCAACAATGAAGCCAACTGGCTGTACCATTCTGTCTTGATAGATGCCATTCAGGCAGCCATTGAGCAACTGGATCTGCTGGGGGCTGTGGACCGGAAGGAGGATCAGGTTACTCTGACTCCACTGGGAAGGAAGATGGCAGCATTTCCTCTGGAGCCCAAATTCTCTAAAGTACAAATGATAGGCaataagctttttatttttatctggaTATATTTTTCCATAGTTATCAGTCTCTTATTCTCAAGCTCCTTAAACGACTTTCTTTGGATTTGATAATGAGTTAAGAGGTTTGTTTTGACTGAATATCCCACATTTATCTCCTGATTCCATGTAGGATTTCCACATGAGGTGGAATGACAAAGGTGCTGTTACCATGATACATCCCTAAAAATACacgttactcctgggggaattctgcgctactgccaatgcgcagaatttatgtcccccgcaaatttctttgcttctctgcagaaaaatgactttctgacgggaaagcaaagggaagccacaagagtggtcatgtgattctccccagcagcatgttttgggtgcccaaggcAGCCGGCGGCaaagtaaatcactgtggggcggagggtgggcctggggaagaaccggctggtggctcctaccctgtgccgggCTCAgttgctagtcccggctgggctggggaggacaggactttctcttcccctgcctgTAGGAAGCTGTGTAACtgctctcccctaccccccactTGCGCTTCttgcacccatcgctcctcagctgcagggggagggatccctgtacagggagctactcccccatctgcccaactcACGTGCATCCAAACCTCCTCAttcccagaccctcctgctgagcctcaccccccccccgcacccaaacccCGCCCgacgagccccactccccctttaCCTAGATCACCCCAACGAgccacctgcacctggatccccagcatctggacccctcccccccactgagcttcccacacacagaccccactgcCAAGCTCTATCCACCCCATACCCAGACCCGCCCTGCTGagtcccaaccaccttcacctggacccccctaaCAGAGTCCCATTATTGTTGCATCCAGAACCccacaacaagcccctgtgcatcaagctccaccccacacctggatccctctCTGAGCCGCTCGTACCCAGATTGCCCCATACA comes from Caretta caretta isolate rCarCar2 chromosome 17, rCarCar1.hap1, whole genome shotgun sequence and encodes:
- the DHX33 gene encoding ATP-dependent RNA helicase DHX33 isoform X1, producing the protein MPQGGELPPAKRVKLAPPPRRAMLLAPPGAKRPPLAPSAGETQRRSLPIFQARGPLLSQLRSLESAILIGETGSGKTTQIPQYLYEAGIGRQGIIAVTQPRRVAAISLATRVSDEKKTELGKLVGYTVRFEDFTSEETRIKFLTDGMLLREAIGDPLLRKYSVVLLDEAHERTIHTDVLFGVVKAALKKRKDLGKFPLKVVIMSATMDVDQFSQYFNGAPVLYLEGRQHPIQIFYTKQPQSDYLQAALVSVFQIHQEAPSSQDILVFLTGQEEIEAMTKTCRDIAKHLPDGCSQMVVMPLYASLPYSQQLRVFQAAPKGYRKVILSTNIAETSITIAGIKYVVDTGMVKAKKFSPESGLEVLAVQRVSKAQAWQRTGRAGREDSGICYRLYTEDEFQKFDKMTIPEIQRCNLASVMLQLLALRIPNVLTFDFMSKPSPDAIQAAIEQLDLLGAVDRKEDQVTLTPLGRKMAAFPLEPKFSKTILMSPKFHCTEEILTIVSLLSVDSILYNPPSRRDEVQSVRKKFISSEGDHLTLLNVYRAFKNVSGSKEWCKENFVNNRNMTLVSDVRAQLRDICLKLSLPMESSRSDTGNIRRCLAHSLFMNTAELQPDGTYATVDSHQLVAIHPSSVLFHCKPACVTYNELLHTNKCYMRDLCVVDADWLCDAAPDYFRRKLRAAKN
- the DHX33 gene encoding ATP-dependent RNA helicase DHX33 isoform X2, with translation MLLREAIGDPLLRKYSVVLLDEAHERTIHTDVLFGVVKAALKKRKDLGKFPLKVVIMSATMDVDQFSQYFNGAPVLYLEGRQHPIQIFYTKQPQSDYLQAALVSVFQIHQEAPSSQDILVFLTGQEEIEAMTKTCRDIAKHLPDGCSQMVVMPLYASLPYSQQLRVFQAAPKGYRKVILSTNIAETSITIAGIKYVVDTGMVKAKKFSPESGLEVLAVQRVSKAQAWQRTGRAGREDSGICYRLYTEDEFQKFDKMTIPEIQRCNLASVMLQLLALRIPNVLTFDFMSKPSPDAIQAAIEQLDLLGAVDRKEDQVTLTPLGRKMAAFPLEPKFSKTILMSPKFHCTEEILTIVSLLSVDSILYNPPSRRDEVQSVRKKFISSEGDHLTLLNVYRAFKNVSGSKEWCKENFVNNRNMTLVSDVRAQLRDICLKLSLPMESSRSDTGNIRRCLAHSLFMNTAELQPDGTYATVDSHQLVAIHPSSVLFHCKPACVTYNELLHTNKCYMRDLCVVDADWLCDAAPDYFRRKLRAAKN